One segment of Acidianus sp. HS-5 DNA contains the following:
- a CDS encoding sulfurtransferase TusA family protein, translating into MSMVKIYKKVDLTGTSCAGPIGELMGLMDEINQGEAVEALLKDEETKNMVVNWAKSIGLKVFEERKEGNNFVVVVGK; encoded by the coding sequence ATGTCAATGGTTAAAATTTATAAAAAAGTGGATTTAACTGGGACGTCTTGTGCAGGACCTATAGGGGAATTAATGGGGCTAATGGATGAAATAAACCAAGGAGAAGCAGTAGAAGCTCTACTAAAAGACGAAGAGACTAAGAACATGGTAGTAAACTGGGCAAAAAGTATAGGATTGAAAGTATTTGAAGAAAGAAAAGAAGGAAACAATTTTGTGGTGGTGGTAGGAAAATGA